The nucleotide sequence AAAGCTTAGAAGCTTCTTCATTACCGCCGACAGCGTAGAAGTAACGTCCAAAATAACTTTTATTTAAAACAAACGAGCCAAGTGTAAAGCAAAGAATCATAATGATTACAGGAACGGGAACCGGTCCTATATACCCTTGCCCGATGATCTTAAATCTTTCATCAAATCCATAAATCGGTGTCCCTCCACTAATAAGGTAAGACGCCCCTTCAAAAACAATCTGTGTTGCAAAAGTTGCTATAATGGCAGAAATCCCAATTGTAGAGATTAAGAACCCATTTAAAAGACCTACTAATACGGCAAGTATTAAGGATAAAATAACTGCAGCTGTCATGCTCATGCCTCTGTTTACCATCAGATAAGCCGCTACGATGTTAACAAGTGTTATAATTGAACCTACTGACAGGTCGATACCAGCTATCAAGATAACAAATGTCATACCTATAGATGCAATGCCTAGCATCGAAACCTGACGTGCAATGGTAAATAAATTGTTTGATGATAAAAACCTAGGACTTGCCAGTGAAAAACCTATGAATATGATTGCAAATACAACCCAGATCGCTTTATCTTTCAATTGATGAATAATATTACTTTTCATGCTTTACCTCCTCAACGGCTGATGCC is from Cellulosilyticum sp. I15G10I2 and encodes:
- a CDS encoding ABC transporter permease, whose protein sequence is MKSNIIHQLKDKAIWVVFAIIFIGFSLASPRFLSSNNLFTIARQVSMLGIASIGMTFVILIAGIDLSVGSIITLVNIVAAYLMVNRGMSMTAAVILSLILAVLVGLLNGFLISTIGISAIIATFATQIVFEGASYLISGGTPIYGFDERFKIIGQGYIGPVPVPVIIMILCFTLGSFVLNKSYFGRYFYAVGGNEEASKLSGIRVGYIKYLVYALSGLFAGLAGIVMLSRTNSAQPTAGIGYEFDVITCVVLGGVSVSGGYGKMSNVVAGVLIIGILTNGMVLLNVSTYMQMVVKGIVLALAVGFDSIQKRRVAH